GTTCAAATCAAAAATCTATAGAGCGTTGCGTCCGAAAGTCTAAACAGACACGGCTCTTTAAAAACAAAAGGAGAAAATTATGAAAACAGAACCGATTCATCGTACCAGTATGTGGAAATTTAAGTTAAGTGCTGCCACCATGACTTTGATTCCCGCTGCCGTGGGGATTAACTATGTTGCCAAAGCCTTGGCGGAGGGGTTAAAGTTGCCCGTTTGGCTGGGGTCTTTGGGAACCTTTCTTGCCAGCATGTTGGCTGGGCCGGTTGCCGGTGCCATCAGTGGTTTCATCAACAACGTGATCTATGGGCTGACCTTATCGCCAATTTCAACCGTATATGCGATTACCAGCATCGGAATTGGGATTGCTGTCGGAGTTTTGCACGCCAATGGGTGGTTCTCGTCAGCGCGACGAGTATTTGTTTCTGCTATTATTATTGCCATCGTTTCAGCTGTCATTTCAACGCCACTCAACGTCATCTTTTGGGGTGGTCAGACCGGTATCGCTTGGGGTGACTCATTGTTTGCGGTAATGGTCGCCAATCATGCACCAGTGTGGCTGGCCTCATTTATCGATGAGTTTGTCTTGGATATTTTGGATAAAGTCTGCGTGGCCTACCTGGCATTCTTCATCTATCGTCAGCTGCCGAAGCGGATGGTGCACTTCTTTAGCGGTGATAAATGATGACTGATCAAACATTGATTTCTGGAGCGCCACGGGTCAAGCTCAAGTGGTACCAGGTGATCGATCCGATTACTAAGCTCTTGTTCATCTTGGACATGACGTTGTTGAGCTTTGCCAGTATGAATTTATTGTTTCAGGCCGGATTAATTCTTGTCGCAACACTGCTATTGTTATTTTCCAAATTGAGTTCTACCATCTTTAAGGCGCTGGGATTCAGCCTGTTTCTGATTTGCACCATGCTGATCATCCAAGGGTTATTTTACAGTCGGAATCAAACTGTGCTGTTTTCTGTGCTTGGGGTGTCGTTCTACAAAGAAGGCCTGATTTACGCCACCACACTGGGTTGTCGAGTATTGGTGATTATTTTGACCAGTGGCTTTTTTATGCTGACCACGAGTATTTCAGAAAACGCGGCCTATTTGGAACTGTCCGGATTGTCTTATAAAACCGTCTACGTTCTGATGTCGGTGTGTTATATTTTGCCGGAAATGATGCGCAATATGCGGAAAATCCAGCAGGCACAAAAAGTTCGCGGAACCAATCCGCAAAAAACGTTGATTCAGAAATTAAAGTCAGTCCTGCCGGTTCTAATTCCATTGGTGATTAAGACCTTGGATCAATCGATGGCGCGGTCGATTTCTCTCCAACTGAGAGGTTTTGATAATCCCAACCGGACTGTCAGAACCTCCCAGCGCGTGTATCGCTTGTCGCGGACGCTGCACATTGGTCTGACTGGATTGGCAATTTTATTGATTGGGTGGAAGATATGGACGAAGATAAACGGATTGTAATTGAAAATTTGACCACCCGTTATCCGGGTACTGAGCAACCACAACTGCGTCAGATTAACGCGGAGGTTCATACCGGCCAGGTGGTTGGGATTATCGGGAATAGCCACTCCGGCAAATCGACTTTGTGCCATGTGCTGGCAGGGGTCATTCCCAAAATGGTGTCTGCTGAGATTGAGGGCGACTGGCACATGTTTGGCCAGCGAGTGTCCGACAATTGGCCCGTTTATAATGCCATGAATGGAGTTGTACTGCAAAATCCAGCTGGCCAACTAAGCGGGTTGGCAGACACGGTTGCCGATGAAATTGCCTTTGACTTGATTAATCAGGGAATGGCTGAAGGACTGATTCAAAAACGGGTTGAAGAAGTTGCCACGCAAATGGGGCTGATTGAACAGCTGAATTTGCGTCCCGAGAGCCTTTCCGGTGGTCAGAGCCAGCGGTTGGCAATTGCCACGGCGATTGTGGCTAACCCGGCTGTTTTGATTATGGATGATCCGACCAGTCAGATGGATCCCCTTGGCCGCCGACAATTTTTCCAATGGCTGGCCCAAGTCAAAGAGACGACTGTCTTCATTGTCACCAGTGAAATTGACGATTTGTGTGAAGTCGCCGACGTTGTGTGGGTGCTGCACGAGGGTCAAATGGTAGCCCAGGGCAGGCCGGGTGAGGTGTTTAATCATTTGGCAGCTGACTGGCAGATTCCAGCCCCGACAATCCAGCAACTTGCTCAAAAAATGGATTGGCACTTGGCTGATGGCCGGTATCCGGTGAATGACGCTGAACTGAAGGAGGTTTTTTATGCCCACAATTGAACTGAACCACCTGACGTTCGCTTATCCGGAACGGTCCTTTAGCTTGGATGTTGAAGACAAACACTTCGCCGATCCGATGGTGGCGATTGTCGGCCAAAATGGTGCCGGCAAATCAACGCTCTTCAAATTGTTGACGGGTTTGCTGACACCACAAACCGGTGTGATTAAGATCGATGGAGAAAATTTTAATGATCTTAAACCAGTCGAAAAGTTACTGAAGGTTGGGATTACTTTTCAGAATCCTGACGATCAGCTTTTCAACCCGACCGTTCAACGAGAGGTGGAGTGGAGTGTCGCGCAGGTCATGGATGACCACGACACGATTACGAGGCGGGCTTTAGCGGCTCTAAAAAGAGTTGGCTTGGATGATAAAACAGCTGAAAGTCCATATGACCTGTCATTGTCGGAACGCAAGCTGTTAAGCGTTGCCACAGTTTTGGCAGTGGATCCGGCGATTTATTTATTTGATGAGCCGATGATGTCGCTTGATTGGGAAAGCCGGCGCAAGTTGACCGCAATTTTCCATCAGTTGGCTGATTCGGGCCACCAAGTTGTGACCATCACCCATGACATGGATTGGGTCGCCGCCGAGTTTGAGTCGGTGTATGTTATGGAACACGGGAAGTTTGGCTTCGCCGGCAGTCCACGGGAATTGTTCAGCGATCACGGACTTGTCCAGCGAGTGGGATTACTACCACCGCGGATTATGGACATAGCGGAGTCGCTGGGTGATTCACAGACATATTTATCGGTTAATGATTATTACCAGAAAAATCGAGATGTATAGAAAAAGTCACCTCTGCGGGTTTTCCAGGTTGAAGGATTAACTTCAGCTTCTGGTAAGAACTCACATGGGTGACTTTTGTGTTTAATAACGTTTCATGATCATCGGGTGCTTCCTCAGATCACTCAGTTTGGTTTTACTTTATTTCATGGTCATAATCATATACCATTTCTTTTGGATCTTTTGTTTGACTAATACAAAATAGGTCTACATAGGTCTTCGCATTTTTAGCGCCCATTAGGATTATCA
The Streptococcus parasanguinis genome window above contains:
- a CDS encoding energy-coupling factor transporter transmembrane component T is translated as MTDQTLISGAPRVKLKWYQVIDPITKLLFILDMTLLSFASMNLLFQAGLILVATLLLLFSKLSSTIFKALGFSLFLICTMLIIQGLFYSRNQTVLFSVLGVSFYKEGLIYATTLGCRVLVIILTSGFFMLTTSISENAAYLELSGLSYKTVYVLMSVCYILPEMMRNMRKIQQAQKVRGTNPQKTLIQKLKSVLPVLIPLVIKTLDQSMARSISLQLRGFDNPNRTVRTSQRVYRLSRTLHIGLTGLAILLIGWKIWTKINGL
- a CDS encoding ABC transporter ATP-binding protein; protein product: MDEDKRIVIENLTTRYPGTEQPQLRQINAEVHTGQVVGIIGNSHSGKSTLCHVLAGVIPKMVSAEIEGDWHMFGQRVSDNWPVYNAMNGVVLQNPAGQLSGLADTVADEIAFDLINQGMAEGLIQKRVEEVATQMGLIEQLNLRPESLSGGQSQRLAIATAIVANPAVLIMDDPTSQMDPLGRRQFFQWLAQVKETTVFIVTSEIDDLCEVADVVWVLHEGQMVAQGRPGEVFNHLAADWQIPAPTIQQLAQKMDWHLADGRYPVNDAELKEVFYAHN
- a CDS encoding energy-coupling factor ABC transporter ATP-binding protein — translated: MPTIELNHLTFAYPERSFSLDVEDKHFADPMVAIVGQNGAGKSTLFKLLTGLLTPQTGVIKIDGENFNDLKPVEKLLKVGITFQNPDDQLFNPTVQREVEWSVAQVMDDHDTITRRALAALKRVGLDDKTAESPYDLSLSERKLLSVATVLAVDPAIYLFDEPMMSLDWESRRKLTAIFHQLADSGHQVVTITHDMDWVAAEFESVYVMEHGKFGFAGSPRELFSDHGLVQRVGLLPPRIMDIAESLGDSQTYLSVNDYYQKNRDV